The DNA window CTTCTTGTTGATCCGCTCACGTCCTGCATTGCCGATAAAGTCTGGGTTACTATGGTGATTGGCCACGAGCTTGCGCATCAGGTGAGAGACCTGCATTAGTCGATATGAACAGAGCCGACGACGCCTCTGAATCTGAAGCTCATTCATTTCAACCTGAACACGCCTGCAGTGGTTTGGTAACTTGGTGACCATGGAGTGGTGGAACGACATCTGGCTGAATGAAGGATTCGCCAAATACATGGAGTTCATTTCAGTGGAGGCCACCTACCCCGAACTCAGAGTAGTACGTGTTTATTATTTGCAATtgatgtaaatgtttaaaagcGACGGGGAGAATATTGAAGATCTCATTCTGTGCACCCTCCAACAGGATGAATACCTGCTGGACACGTGTTTTGCTGCCTTCGGTTATGATTCGATGAACTCCTCTCGGCCCATATGCAGCCCAGCAGAGACCCCCACTCAGATCGAGCAGATGTTTGACACCATCTCCTATGAGAAGGTGTGCAAAATGATCCTGTCAGTGTAGCTACTACGTGGAAACCTCGGGTCTTTTCTCATTTTGATATCACACAGCTGttcaagctgcagcagcaaatgtCACAATCATTTCCTGACCTTTAATATTTAATCGGTTCAATGAACCTTTGCTCTCCCGACAGGGAGCGTGTGTGCTTCACATGCTGCGACACTTCCTAACAGATGAAGTTTTCCAGAGTGGGATTGTGCGATACCTTCGCAAATTCagctacagaaacacacacaaccaggaCCTATGGGACAGCCTATCCAACgtaaagatatatatatatatattaaagtgCATTTAATCATGCTTTAATGTGTAAGGGTGTGGAGTGTTTCCTCTGATTTTCATAGCATAACGAGTCTGTATGAATGTGTTTAAAGTAGACGTTGATTAACATTAACCTGAGTTTTGTTTTCAATTGCAACAATGAATTTCGCTGTTTCGTGGGCCACGTCACTTTGGTGAGCATGCGCTGCTGCAGAAATTGCAAATTTAGTTGGTGATTTCTCTCTCTAGACGTGTTCGGAGGAAGACTTCCTCCGTAATGAATACTGTTACAGCGGGAGAGAGGCGTTCAGGAACGCTGTGAGTAAATGTTTAACCAACATCTCTTCGGGAACCGGTTTGATTCTTTTGTGACTGCTTGTTTGGTTTCTAAccctgtgtgtgttggtgtgtctgAAATGACCTCCAATGGTTTCCCTGCAGTATCTGTTTTCGGGGGATCACCTGGACCTGGCGGCCATGATGAACACTTGGACCCTGCAGAAAGGCATTCCTCTAGTGACTGTATCCAGGAAGGGGCCTTATCTGCTGCTCAGACAGGAGAGGTTCCTGACCACAGTGATGCCCACTGACCCCCTGTGGTCCACACTTCAACAAGGGTAGGTTCTTTTCAGTACTTTCCACACAGTTAATGGTTCATGATGGTTTCCATAGTTTCCATAGACTTGAAACACAATCAATCCCTTTATAGTTTCCTGTGGCACATCCCCCTGACATTTACAACAGACACTTCAAGCACCATCCGTAGACACCTGATGACAGCACCCACAGGTAACAGCTACACTTTTCTATTACTCCCCAGCTGCTTTTTATAATTGCCACAAACTTTGTTGTCTGTTCTCCCTGTTGTTTGTCTCCTTGTCTGTTTTAGACAGCATATATATTGGCTCGGAGGTCAACTGGGTCAAAGTGAACACTGACATGACAGGTTACTATGTCGTTCACTATGAGGATGACGGTTGGGAGAAGATGGCCAAAGTTCTTTTGGAAAACCACACTGCTCTGAGTTACAAAGACAGGACTCATTTGATACACAACGCATTTCAATTAGTCACGTAAGCTTGTCTGGAAGAGATAACAAGAGACAGTATAGTCAACCCTGAGTGCATATAAACTATGTGTGTTATTCTTGCATGTTTCAAAAGGGCAGGCCATCTGCCGCTCAATAAAGCCTTGGATCTGATCGGCTACCTCCGGTTGGAGACACACACGGTGCCTCTCCTCAAGGGTTTGGGCTACCTGGAGCTTTTCTACCGCAATgttgagagaaggaaagagactGTCCTAACAAAAAAACTGGGTGTACGTAGCCAATAATGCAGTTTTAATTTACAATCAATGTCAAAATGAGTGTGAAATGTAACCGAGGTTCATGTCGagggtttccccccccccccccccccccccccattttggTGCAGTTGTACATCCTTCGGTTTTTCCGTGCTGTCATTGACCAGCAAACGTGGACTGATTTGGGCTCGGTGTCAGAGCGAcggctgaggtcagaggtcttgTCCCTGGCTTGTCACCTGAACGACCCTGTCTGTGTGCAGCGGGCACGTCAGACCTTCAACGACTGGCTCCTCTCCAATTATACACTCAAGTATGTCTGAACGGTGGCACAAATTTAGTCACCAACTGCGATATTTACAAAGACTATAGCTATTGCCTGCATCTCGGAATTTCATAACTCTAATGTGCATTTTGATATGTGTGTTTACCTTAGCTTGCCCACCGATGTTGCAGAGATGGTGTATTCGGTTGGAGCTAGAGATGACCGTGGTTGGGCTTCACTCTTTCACTTATacaacatctctctctctgaagcTCAGAAGAATCGAATAATGTTTGcgctgacctgcagcacagacccAAATAAACTAAAGAGGTGAATAGTCTCTCTGTCAAATGTTTCAAAACGCTGGTGCTGTCACCAAGTGGTAAATATGGAGTGTTGCAGCAGTTACCTTTTTTCATGCTACATTTCGTGCCATGCTACATGTTCCATGTAACAACCACCTTCCTCCTTTTATGGCAAGTTATAGATGTCAGTAATCATATTTCATCTGAAAAATCAAATTATGAGGTAATGATGAatacatgacatcatcacaatCGTTCcatttgaagagaaaaaaattgATGCCAGTTTcaatggcacacacacacacacacacacacatgtaaagaTATGTTCTGAAAAGTCACTTTACTCTGTGTTTCCTGCAGTCTCCTGGAGTTGAGTCTGGAGGGGAAGGTGATTCGATCTCAGGACCTGTCCAGTGTTATTTTAATGGTAGCCAGGAATCCACAAGGATCCCATCTAGCCTGGAATTTTGTCATAAAGAACTGGGATGCACTGGTTCAAAAGTTTGTATAACCTTTTAAAGAAGCTCTGCTAATGGTGCAAAGACATATTTAGATAATCTGCTGTCTTTCTGCTCAACAGGCTTCAGTTGGCATCAAATAGTATTAGAAACATCATCATCGGTACCACAAGGCAGTTTTCATCTCGAGAAGATCTTGCTAACGTAAATGTGCACTTCTAAAATATAGATTATCCGTCagtcttttttttgtaaacataATTGTTTTTATCCTCAGGTGCAGTTGTTCTTTGAGTCCATTAAAGATCAGGCTAATCAACTGAGTGCCACTCAGTTAGCTCTGGACAACTTGGAGAAAAATATCCGTTGGTGTGAGAGGAACTTAGAGACTCTGAGAGCCTGGTTGGACGAGCAAAGAAACTGATGCCCGAGAGGGCATTTTACCACAAGCATGACACTCCACAAACACCGagcattttaaaaatccatgTTGTAAAGTTTCATATGTTGACATCAAGCAATAAAACTGTGAGTGAATCGTGCAGTGCGATTGTGAGACATCACTTTTCATCAAACACTTTGTATACATTATTTTTGgaggtagtaaaaaaaaaaatttcactaatttaaaaatgttcttcTACAGCAGTCATCTAGCCATGATTGTATTTCCGTTTGCTTAACAATTATTTGCTCACGTTCATCAAAACGGTTTTATAAGCTTTGACATTGCGCCATGTAAAACAGGATTATGGTTTATCGATACGAGTACATTTATCTGTCTCAGTCTAAACAATAAGGTCCTCGCGCAAACGGCGCAAGCTATTGGACGGatcctggccccgcccccttcacgTATCGTCCAATAGGAGATCAGTATTATAATACAATGGGCGGGTGTCAACAACTGTTCAAGGAAGAAATTGATTTGTGTATCGAATTGTTTACATGCACTATAACAGGCTTTTATTAAGGTCTAGCTCGTTAGTTTTATATTTTACGCGTATTTTGCTTCTATAAAACCGCAATATGACTTAAAGTTTTGACAGCGACGAAACCTTTCAAATCGGAATCTGTGCCTGTCCGTTACAATTGAGCATTTGGCAGAAGTTGGCTAGTTGACGCTAGCTGCGCAGCTAACGTCAGGTCAGCGGCTGCTGTTTGTTGGGGCTGCTTTAGCCTTTGGTGGTTTGTGACCTGGCCAGGATTTGTGTCGTTTCCTCTGGACACCATCGCTGTATTTGCAGGGATCCCATTGTTTTGGATGCGGAGGGCTGTTTGAGTTTTCCGAAATGGACGTATTTGACATCAACAGCACAGGTAAGGATTTAACTTTACCAACGCCGACCTGTCAGCGAGCTAATAGCAGCAGGCCAGCTAGTAACTAACAGGGCGAAAGCGGAAGCTCAGCGGGAGTGACATTCACCCGAGGGCGCATCTTTCAGGGTTGTTGGACATCTGACAGGCTTGACTAAATCTGGCTTTGCGGCTTTATTTGTcagtttctgttttctcttaaaGAGTTGAAGCTGATTCAATCGCAGTCCTTCTGTAGGTTCCTGGTCAACATGGTGAGGTTTTACCACATGAACATGGAGAGTAACTGTAGACGAACCCAACAGCAACTGCTCATTTAATAACTCCAATGGCCCGTTGGTTTTGGTTTGTATCTAAACTACAATGGCTCTAATCTATCCTGCAACATTAATAGACAAGTAAATATAGCACTGACATAGTCACAGTGGCAGCTATTACAGCTATTAAAATATTTTCCAGACCCTATTCTGACTGGAGTTTGATGTCACTTTATGTTTTTCTGTCAACACATTTAACCACCAACTTTTAATTTGTATGTAGGTTAATTCAAATAGACCACAGCCCGGATTGTGTTAACCCTGCAAATGGATAACAGGAATGCAAAGGGAAGCGAGAAACCTGCAGTGCAAAGATTTTTACCATCTAAATTTAATTAAATGAGGAAGGAAGAACTCGTGACAGATTTTTTTCAAGAACTGCTGACTGGAAAACATCTGCCTGCCACCAAATTATGTGGTTACAGATTTGCACCTTGTTTTCATTATCGTGTGGACTTAAGATGATGCTCTGGCAAAATGAGTTGTATTTTtatactattattattattaatgtataGTATTCTTATTATAGTACTGCTAAAAGGGATTTTTATCAAGATCCTTTCTGAACTGGTTTTACAAGATTTGTACACTAAGAATAGTTGTCATACCAGATAAAGTTGCCCATTGTGTGGTTGTGAATAAACCAGGAAATAAGTTAGGTTTGTTATGGACGTGTCATTAGTGTCAGCAAACATGTTGGAAAAGACCCTCAGTCAGCAAATGTATAAAAGGTCTAACATCTAGATGACActaatgtgtatgtgtgagtaGATGCAATATATTGATTTAAGAGCATCTGTCTTTTCTTTGTGTTACAGATCGAGTCAGCCTGCCGAGGAACATGATTGAGAACAGCATGTTTGAAGAGGAGCCCGACGTTGTGGATTTGGCCAAAGACTCCTCAGCATTTCCTGTATATTCGTCCTCTCTTATATCAATTTATCCTGCTTAGTATTATATTTGGGCATCATTTGAGGGACCAACTTGTCGTTCTACTTTTTTTACAGAGGATTTTAAGCATCATATTTAAGCGCTCTTTGCACTGGATCTATTATTCCTGGTGTTCGTCTTCCAAAGTTGCCTAAGAATGTGCATTAGTTGCGCTGCTCTGCTCATCTAACCATAATACCCATACATGCATATGCTCTCTCTCTAGACATTTCCCCCTTTTGACCCGGATGAGGTTGGGTTTGAGCCCCGCAGCTCACGGCTGCTGGTGCGAGGCCTAGGGGAGAATGACATGGACGAAGATGAGGAGGACTGCGAGTCTTCAGCGCGGCTGCTGGGCATGTCCTTCATGAACCGTAGCTCCGCTCATACATCCCACTCGTCTCCATACATCAGACATGCTCCTCCCAGGTAATGCAGACTAAAAATGTCATTATCTCTTACAGGGTTTTCAAATCATGAAAAACACATGGAAGAATAACGGATGTATTTTTGAAACATTCGTTGAAGGGAAGTAAAGTTGATCTATGTTGATAGTTGTTAATGGGGATCTTAACGGGCCTATTATCAATGTAATTTACAGTCTCGAAcgttttaaaaattaaaatctacATGCTCAAATAAGAATTGTGTAACAAACTGTTCAAAAACAGACTATTCAAACATGAATAATAATTGTCTTTGTCATAAACCCAAATCTTCTTTCAAGAACTACCCTCCCATCAGCTTGGTTTTAATCAGCCTCTGTAAACTAGTTAAAGCCTGAAAAGCTCTTCTGGTTTTGCCGGTAGATCATGTTTTAGACCCTCAGCACGCACGATGGCGGTGTCTGTCCTGTTCCTGGTGATCGCTGCATCTGGAACCATGGTTCTGTACTTCTTACCTGGATGCACTTTTACCAAGGTaagaaatacacacatttatgtaTTTAACTGATACATGACTGCTGTTGATGCATAATGCGGTGTGATATTGTTTTGTACTTTAGCTACAATGAGCTTTATTCTTTTACAGATGGGATGTCCTAAGCCAAATGAGACATCTCCCATTGAGCCAGTTTACCCTGTGTCTACAAATGGAGAGCTTTTCCCATGGGCCCAGTACCGCCTACCTCATAGCATACAGCCTCTTAGTTATAATTTGACCTTGAACCCTGATCTTGTCACTATGACCTTCACTGGTCAAACCACCATAAGCATGCTTGTGCTTCATGATACCAAAGTCATCGTCCTACATAGTTCAGACCTCAATATTTCCAAAGCTTCCTTCAAGGTGGGATTTCAATgaaaatttatttaatttgcatCGAGACAAAGTCTTCAACTTTGTtgcttttatcatttattttatttttgcagctgGGTGAGGAAGATGTCAGCGATGTGACCGTCCTGGAGTACAAACCCAGAGATCAAATAGCCATTAAGTTCTCAAAGAACCTGAAAGCGGGCCAGAAATGCAACTTGATCCTGGAATACTCTGCCAGCCTCTCAAACAACTATAATGGCTTCTACAACAGTTCATACACCGATAAAGATGGAATCAAAAGGTACAAATGAAAAGAAGCAAGCGCCATGAatgggaaaataaacaaaactttCATAGTTGAACTTGTTCCGTGCAAAGAAATTTGAATGAACAATGACATCCCACAGATGATTAACTGTAATTATGGTTGCACACAGGTTAatgtattatactggtattccATAGAAGTAAAATATTAGACCATGCTTCGCCATAAATGGATGGCCAAATATTCTTCATATCTATTTCTTTCTCTGCATTGGCATTGCTTTCATCTATATTTTCATTTAGAAGAAATTGCTGACATTGTAGGTTCTAATTTTAGAAATGAGAAAAGATATTTGGAACATTTAATTTTGCTCTAAAACTTGACAGCACCCTTGTGCGTCATCACAACTAGTCTAAGGAGACAATTTTACAACACTAATCCATCTAACAGctcagtaaaaaacaaaaacaattatgTATTCAACGTGAAAGCggatttttacatttgttccCTCCCCTCGCTCTGTGACTTCCCTTCAGGGTCCTGGCTGCCACTCAGTTTGAACCCCTGTCGGCCCGGAAGGCCTTTCCTTGCTTTGATGAACCAGTATTCAAAGCCAAGTTCCTCATTAAAATCAGCAGACAACCAAACTACATTACCCTTTCAAACATGCCCAAGGTATTTGCTCttaatttcctttgttttcttttgcttgGACTTGATACTAAATCTCTGTTAGGTCAATTCAGGTTACGAGTAGTCTCTCGTTTAATAGGCCACAAAAAGATCTTGACTGTGCTCGATGATTGAGGTTATCTCGTGCAGAATTTTATTACATTGTAATGGAGCTTTTATGTATCGGCCTCATGACAAGCTGGCGGCAAATACTTGGGTGCCTGCATTGCTCTGCTAtattgtttttatcatttaaaatctCTGTAATGTCTTAATGCTGTATTCTTCAGGCGCAAACCACTGTACTTCCCAATGGCCTCATGCAGGATGAGTTTGAAAAGACGAGTGTCAACATGAGCACGTATCTGGTGGCCTTTGTTGTTGCTGAGTTTGCCTCCATCACGCAAAATGTTTCAGGAACTCTGGTTTGTCCAACACAGATCTGatgctttcatttcatttaggCTTGTTCTGATGGTGGGACGTGCCTGACCGTGATCTTGTGTTTAGGTGTCTGTGTACTCtgtgacagagaagaagaaccacACCGACTATGCTCTGGCTACCGCATCTAAATTTCTGGAGTTCTACAATAATTACTTTGAAATTAAATATCCACTCGAAAAATTAGGTGAGGACAAAATCATGCTGCTCTAATACTCtaatttcttctttctcttgACTAGTCTGATGTTTGAGCTGATGTTTTGCTtgcttcttctgcttttttcaGACCTGGTAGCCATCCCAGACTTCCTGGCAGGAGCCATGGAAAACTGGGGACTCATTACTTTCAGAGAGACCAGCCTCCTGGTGGGCAAGCAGTCGTCTCTTCTGGAAAAGCAAGTAGTCGCGTCTGTCATAGCCCACGAGCTTGCACATCAGGTGAGTTCATTGTGTTGGTTAGGAAAAGTAGAAGAAACCATCAATCAGGATGCAGGTGGGGGGAAAATCCAAATATTGCTTCATACCAATGAGCTACTTTACTGTCCTGCGGTGACCTCAGCCAATATTTAAGGGACTTTTTGTTTCAAGAGCTGGACTGGAGACCTTGAAACTCGCCTAACTCCACCAGAATGTACTAATCTTTCTCTGTCGTGGTGTCTCAGTGGTTTGGAAACCTGGTGACTATGAGGTGGTGGAATGACCTGTGGCTCAATGAAGGCTTCGCCACCTACATGCAGTACATGTCACTGCAGAAGGTTTTGCCCCAGATGGATATTGTAAGTGAATCACTTCATGTTAGAAAAACTCCTTGTCACATGTGAGTTTATTTCTTTTCAGTAAATCTTGTCTGTTTACAGGGTAATTCGTTCCTGGCAGTCAGATTCAGAGTCTTGGACAAAGATGCACTGAACTCTTCGCATGCTGTGTCGACAGAGGTTGATACTTCTGAACAAGTGGAAGAGATGTTTGACTCTGTCTCCTATGAAAAGGTAAACGTTTATATCAACTCTTCATCAATCCTTCCCATTCAGGTAGTTTAGATCATCTCTGCCGCTCCCTGTCTGTGACTGGAGTTCCTGACAGCAAATCATTCACCATATTTGTGTCCACCAGTTCTGACACTACATTATAGCTATATTACCCTTTCTTCTGTATGTTGAGATAAAGTGCTGCCTAAAATACAGATTGACCATTTTCATTGGGTTTCAGCTTTGGTGGAAACATCAAACAAATGACGTAACTTGTCATTGAGTTGTGAAGATATAGACACTAGAATATAGACTTTTTTATTGAATTGATCACAGATGCTCTATGCTTCTGTTTTACAGGGTGCCTCCATTCTGCTGATGCTGTGTACTTCCCTGCTTGGTGAGCAACAGTTCAGGAAGGGGCTCATTCAGTACTTAAAGCAATACAAGGGGTTAAACACCAACACGGAAGACCTCTGGAACAGCCTCACACAGGTGACAGCAGTACAGTTCCTGCAGGAATGCTTGTGTTATGTGTCAGCCTGCCACTAAATGATACTGCAGTTGCAAAGACATCTGCTCCTCAATGCAAAATGATATAGTCATTTAATCATTTGCATAAAGTGTTAAAGTAGAGGAGATTAGAGAAATAAGCAGAGCAAAAGTTTTTGAACCACTATGTTTTTACTTGAATACCAAGTCAGTATCGCCTCCTCCTGTCGGGGTATTTCAATGACCATTTATTACATAAACATCAGGACAGCTGGAACAATGGTGCCAAGTGTGAGAGAGGATTTTTGTAGGTTTTGTGTCCTTTAGTCCCCTTTAATCGGGCTGCAGGCTTTCAGATCAACTGGACAAACCCTAAATACATTTATCTGTCGACAGGTCGAGCTCTCTACACAGTACTGGAATGTCTCGGAGATGATGACCTCATGGACATCGCAAAAAGGATTCCCATTGGTCACCATGAGCCGCAAGGGGAACCAGGTGACACTCACCCAGGAGCacttcctgctcagctctgACGGCACTACGAATGCTTCAAGGTGGGGGTTCCAGTGACACGCAAAGTGCTGCCGCAGGAAAACACGCAGTCCTTAACTAAACATACCGTGTGTTGTGTACAGCTTGTGGAATATCCCAGTCACATATGTCAACGACAGCTGTAGTTTGGACCCTACATGCACGCAGGTTTTCAATTTCAAGACCAAGTCAGGTAAAGTATCCTATTAACTCCCATCATCAACCATTTAAGGCTGCTATTCTGTTAGGTGTTGATTTCCTCCCCCCATGTGTGTacacttttgtgttttcagcaacTTTTAAGGTGCCAGAAAATGTGAAGTGGCTGAAGTTGAACTATAAAAACACAGGCTTCTACGCCGTCCATTATAAAGACGAGAGCTGGGCTGCACTGGGAGAGGCTTTATCCCATAATGTCAGCGTGCTCACACAGGAGGACCGCGCCTCGCTCATACACAACGTCTTTGCTCTGTCAAAGTCAGTATATGTGGTTTATCAGGCTATGTTTTATTCTCCTGTTTCATATTTACTGGCGAGTTTCGAGGAGTATTCTCCAATTCATGACTCCCCCGTGGCATCAACAGATTTGGACGTGTTTCCTTCCTTCATGTGCTAAACCTTTTGGATTATCTGGTCAATGAAACTGAAACATCCCCTGTGAAAGAAGCCTTGTTACAGCTCAACACAATCTACAGGCTACTGGACAAACGACAGGAGCACGGGCTCGTGGCCCGCATGAAGGTACAGTTAGACACAGCAGTGCAAGCTTCCGATGTGTAGCCCGATTCCTCCTAACACAAAAACCTCTCATCCCTCTTATGACAGGATTATATGCTGCGCCAATTTGGTCCTTTGATAAACAGCCAAACATGGAAAGAGGAGGAACGTGTGTCCAAACAGGAGCTGCGAGCAGCCCTGCTGGAGACGGCCTGTCGACTGGATGAAGAAAGCTGTACTGCACAAGCAAAAACCATGTTTGTAAAGTACAAGGAGTCCAACGGGacatttaggtgtgtgtgtgtgtgtgtgtgcattgttgACTGTTGAGGTGTAAAAAGAAAGTCTTTTACTGTTTGAATTGCTTTGATGCACAGGATTCCAGGTGATCTCCAACAAGTGGTGTTTAACGTTGCTGCTCAGTCAAGTGAGCACTGGACGAGTCTGCTGGAAATGTACACGCACGTCCCGTACGATGCGGAGAAGCGGAAGATGCTGCTGGCCTTGGCGTCCACGCCAGACGTGAAGCATATATCATGGTAGAGTCTTTGATCTGCTTCCGCCTTCATTTTTGCTTTGACGATGTTTTTATCTGACCTTGTTTGGATGTTATTAACATGTAGAAAACTCAATCTGACCCAAACATGAATTTTAATGGTGGTGTCCAGGGTTCtagctgcagggctgcagggtgACATCATCCAGACCCAGGAGCTGCCCCTGGTCATCAACAGGGTGTCAAGCGGCTTCGCTGGCTACTTGTTTGCCTGGGATTTTATA is part of the Takifugu rubripes chromosome 21, fTakRub1.2, whole genome shotgun sequence genome and encodes:
- the erap2 gene encoding endoplasmic reticulum aminopeptidase 2, with the translated sequence MALAWLSVLSLFFMSLVLSQPVDENGVQSTPATSGLSFPWSRLRLPRYIVPHHYRLLLHPNLTELSFKGSVQIQIDVQNSTNWVVLHSKDLKILQATVLDPNFSHLSDKTLPVLHNPSHEQIGIFSPRVLTSGHKYFLYIEFWGELSEGFSGFYKSTYRTSTGESRTLASTHFEPTSARMAFPCFDEPSFKANFSVRIRRTSEHISLSNMPVAKTVELHRGLFEDRFHPSVKMSTYLVAFIICDFKSVTTTTSSGVQVSIYASAEKWPQTTYALEVAVKMMDFYEKYFDIPYPLPKQDLIAIPDFQSGAMENWGLTTYRETSLLVDPLTSCIADKVWVTMVIGHELAHQWFGNLVTMEWWNDIWLNEGFAKYMEFISVEATYPELRVDEYLLDTCFAAFGYDSMNSSRPICSPAETPTQIEQMFDTISYEKGACVLHMLRHFLTDEVFQSGIVRYLRKFSYRNTHNQDLWDSLSNTCSEEDFLRNEYCYSGREAFRNAYLFSGDHLDLAAMMNTWTLQKGIPLVTVSRKGPYLLLRQERFLTTVMPTDPLWSTLQQGFLWHIPLTFTTDTSSTIRRHLMTAPTDSIYIGSEVNWVKVNTDMTGYYVVHYEDDGWEKMAKVLLENHTALSYKDRTHLIHNAFQLVTAGHLPLNKALDLIGYLRLETHTVPLLKGLGYLELFYRNVERRKETVLTKKLGLYILRFFRAVIDQQTWTDLGSVSERRLRSEVLSLACHLNDPVCVQRARQTFNDWLLSNYTLNLPTDVAEMVYSVGARDDRGWASLFHLYNISLSEAQKNRIMFALTCSTDPNKLKSLLELSLEGKVIRSQDLSSVILMVARNPQGSHLAWNFVIKNWDALVQKLQLASNSIRNIIIGTTRQFSSREDLANVQLFFESIKDQANQLSATQLALDNLEKNIRWCERNLETLRAWLDEQRN
- the lnpep gene encoding leucyl-cystinyl aminopeptidase, whose protein sequence is MDVFDINSTDRVSLPRNMIENSMFEEEPDVVDLAKDSSAFPTFPPFDPDEVGFEPRSSRLLVRGLGENDMDEDEEDCESSARLLGMSFMNRSSAHTSHSSPYIRHAPPRSCFRPSARTMAVSVLFLVIAASGTMVLYFLPGCTFTKMGCPKPNETSPIEPVYPVSTNGELFPWAQYRLPHSIQPLSYNLTLNPDLVTMTFTGQTTISMLVLHDTKVIVLHSSDLNISKASFKLGEEDVSDVTVLEYKPRDQIAIKFSKNLKAGQKCNLILEYSASLSNNYNGFYNSSYTDKDGIKRVLAATQFEPLSARKAFPCFDEPVFKAKFLIKISRQPNYITLSNMPKAQTTVLPNGLMQDEFEKTSVNMSTYLVAFVVAEFASITQNVSGTLVSVYSVTEKKNHTDYALATASKFLEFYNNYFEIKYPLEKLDLVAIPDFLAGAMENWGLITFRETSLLVGKQSSLLEKQVVASVIAHELAHQWFGNLVTMRWWNDLWLNEGFATYMQYMSLQKVLPQMDIGNSFLAVRFRVLDKDALNSSHAVSTEVDTSEQVEEMFDSVSYEKGASILLMLCTSLLGEQQFRKGLIQYLKQYKGLNTNTEDLWNSLTQVELSTQYWNVSEMMTSWTSQKGFPLVTMSRKGNQVTLTQEHFLLSSDGTTNASSLWNIPVTYVNDSCSLDPTCTQVFNFKTKSATFKVPENVKWLKLNYKNTGFYAVHYKDESWAALGEALSHNVSVLTQEDRASLIHNVFALSKFGRVSFLHVLNLLDYLVNETETSPVKEALLQLNTIYRLLDKRQEHGLVARMKDYMLRQFGPLINSQTWKEEERVSKQELRAALLETACRLDEESCTAQAKTMFVKYKESNGTFRIPGDLQQVVFNVAAQSSEHWTSLLEMYTHVPYDAEKRKMLLALASTPDVKHISWVLAAGLQGDIIQTQELPLVINRVSSGFAGYLFAWDFIQQNWDRLIQKFPVGSGAIQSIIKSVTSQFSTQSHLEQAQDFFSRLKDRGSQMRSVQEALETIRLNQRWMDTNLPTLKKWL